AAGGCGTCCTGGATATAGCCGGCCAGACGCTCCAGGTGGCGCAGGTAGGCCTCGATCTCCAGGCACAGGCCGAGGCGGTGCTCACGGCGCAGGTAGGCGAGGAAGTCGTGGATCTGTGCGTTCAGCTCGAAGCGGTTGGGGCTCTTGGCCACCGGCACCAGGATGTCCAGGCGGATCCACTGGTCGAGCAGGGCGGTGATGTCGGCGGGGCTGCCCTCGGGCAGCTGCGTGCCGAGCTGGTTGCGCAGCTCGACCAGGCTCAGGGTGCCGGTGTCGAAGCGCTCGCACAGCGGTTCGAGCAGCGTCCAGTGCTCGGCGAGGGCGCGCAACACGCGCTTGGGGTCGATCATGGGCGGGGTCGGTCCGTCGCAAAAGCCCGGATTGTACTGGAAAGGGCCGATGCATGACCGTCACTCCATCGGCCTTTTCCCGGGGGCCGATTCAGTCCACAATTCGCGCCTGATTCCGTCCGTCCTGGAAGCCGCTCTTGATCGAAGAAGTCCGCCGCCGCGCCTATCTGACCGCCATGCAGGTGGCCAGCTGGTTGCCGCGCGTGGAACTGCCGTTCGCCGCGCCCTCGCGCGCCGAGTTGCTGCAGCCGTTGCCTGAGCCGGAAGTCGCGCCGGTTGTGCCCGTCGCCGCGCCGGTGGTCGAGTCCAAGGCAGCGGCCGAGCCGCCGCGCCCGGTCATCGAAGTGCCGCGCCCGTCGGCCGCCTCCAAGGTATTTGCCAAGCCGGAGGCCCAGGCCGAGCCGGAGGACGCGCCGGTGGCCGAGGCCAAGCCGGTGCTGCCGCCGCCGCGCTTCGCCCTGCAGCTGCTGCGCGCGGGCGACTGCGCGGTGCTGGTCGAGCTGGCCACCGGCGAACCGTTCCAGAGCCGCGACCCCTCCTACCTGCTGCTCAAGGACCTGTTGCGCGCCGCCGGCCTGCCGGATGCCCCGCAGCAGGTCGGCGATGGCTCGCCGATTCGCTGGCCGTTGCTCACCCGCGGCAACCTCGACCAGGGTCCGGACGCCGCCCGCGACTACGTGCAGGGCGTGCTGGCCGGTCAGCTGGAGGCCGAGCCCTGCCGCTGTCTGTGGCTGATCGGCCTGCCCGCCGTGCGTTTTGCTGGTGAGGCGGATGCCGAGGCCTACAACCGCGAGCTGCAGGTCGAGGGCCTGGGCGCTGCCTGGGCGCTGCCGAGCCTGGAACTGCTGATGGACGAGCCCGAGCGTAAGGTCGAGGTCTGGCGTGCCATGCGCCGTATCATGCCGCGATGGAAGCAGCCGTCGTGAGTGCCGCTGTCCACTTCCGCCCGATGACCGAGGCGGACCTCGACCGCGTGGTGCAGATCGAGAATGCGGCCTTCAGTCATCCCTGGAGCCGCAACCTGTTCGCCGATGGCCTCAAGTCCTATGACTGCTGGCTGATGTTCGACGGTGATGAGCAGATCGGCCACGGCATCATCCAGATCATTCTCGACGAGGCGCACCTGCTCAACATCACCGTGCGTCCACAGAGCCAGGGCCGTGGGCTGGGGTTGCAGTTGCTGGAGCACCTGATGCAGCGCGCCCGCCAGCTCGGCGCGGGCGAGTGCTTCCTCGAAGTGCGTGCCAGCAACCAGAGCGCCTACCGCCTCTACGAGCGTTACGGCTTCAATGAAGTCGGTCGCCGGCGTGACTACTATCCGGCCGCCGGTGGGCGAGAGGATGCCCTGGTGATGGCCTGTACGCTGTTCGATTAGGCCCGGGCCGCCACATGCCCAGATGGCTTCGGCGCTTTTGCGCATGGCGTGATCTTTCATGAGTCGTGCCGCGCTGCTGGCCTGGGCCGGCCTGGCGCTGGCCAGCCTGTTCTGGGCTGGCAATTCGCTGGTGGCGCGCGCCTTCACCGGGGCGATTCCGCCGCTTTCGTTGGCCTTCTGGCGCTGGGCCGTGGCCCTGGCCATCCTCCTGCCGCTGGTCGGTCCCTCGCTCTGGCAACATCGCCAGGTGTTGCGCAGGGCCGGCTGGCGCCTTTGGTTGCTGGCCGCGCTGGCTATCACCGCCTACAACTGCCTGCTCTATACCGCCGCGCTCAGTACGGCGGCGATCAACCTGAGCCTGGTCAGCACCTGCCTGCCGCTGGCGACCTTCATCGGGGCTGGGCTGCTGCTCGGCGAGTGGCCGGTGCGCAGGGCCTGGGTCGGCCTGCTGCTGGCCCTGTTCGGCTTGCTGTGGCTGATCTGCCAGGGCGACTGGCGAGTGCTGGCCAGCCTGTCGTTTGCCGAGGGCGATCTGCTGATGGTGCTTGCCACGCTGGACTGGGCGCTCTATTCGCTGCTGTTGCGTCGCTGGAACGCCTACTTCCAGCTGCCACCCTTCACCCTGCTCGGCGCGCTGGTGTTGCTCGGCCTGCTCATGCTGGCACCGTTCTACGCCTGGGAGTTCTGGCTGGGGGCGCGCTTCGAACTCAGTCCGGCCAACCTCGCTGCCATCGGCTACACCGCGCTATTCGCTTCGGTGGTTGCCTACCAGCTGTGGAACATCGGTCTGCGCGAGCTGGGCCCTTCACGCACCGCCATGAGCAACTACCTGATGCCGGTGTTCACCGCCATTCTCGGCTGGCTGCTTTTGGGCGAGAGCCTGCAGGGCTATCACTGGGTCGGTGGCGCGCTGATTGTCAGCGGGTTGTTACTGGCGGGGAGAGGGCGCGGGCAATAGTAGAATTGCCCGGCCAGAAACGACAAAGGGCTAGCTTTCGCTAACCCTTTGTTTTGTATGGTGGCTACACCGGGACTTGAACCTGGGACATCAGCATTATGAATGCTGCGCTCTAACCGACTGAGCTATGTAGCCGAGTGGCGCGCATTATTCTCTTGTCGATGCCGGCTGTCAACCCCGTCTGGCGGATAAATTGATGCCTTATCAAGCGCTTAGGCGTGATGCCCGGGAGAATGAAAAGCCCCGCGCTGGCGGGGCTTTGGAGGAGGCTCAGACGTTGAAGCGGAAGTGCATCACGTCGCCGTCCTTGACGATGTAGTCCTTGCCTTCCAGGCGCCATTTGCCGGCTTCCTTGGCGCCGGCCTCGCCCTTGTACTGGATGAAGTCGTCGTAGGCCACCACTTCGGCGCGGATGAAGCCTTTCTCGAAGTCGGTGTGGATCACGGCGGCGGCCTGCGGGGCGGTGGCGCCGATGCGCACGGTCCAGGCGCGCACTTCCTTGACGCCGGCGGTGAAGTAGGTCTGCAGGTTGAGCAGCGAGTAACCGGCGCGGATCACGCGGTTCAGGCCCGGCTCTTCCATGCCCATGGATTCGAGGAACATCTGCTTTTCCTCGTCCTCGTCCAGCTCGGCGATCTCGGCCTCGATCTTGTTGCACACCGGTACCACGATGGCGCCTTCTTCCTCGGCGATGGCGCGGACCACGTCCAGGTGCGGGTTGTTCTCGAAGCCGTCCTCGGCGACGTTGGCGATGTACATCACCGGCTTGCTGGTGAGCAGGTGGAAGCCGCGGATGACCAGTTTCTCCTCGGGGCTCATGTTCTTCATCAGGCTGCGCGCCGGCTTGCCTTCGCTGAAGTGGGGGATGAGCTTCTCCAGGATGGCCTTCTGCGCCAGGGCCTCCTTGTCGCCGCCCTTGGCGTTGCGGGCGACCTTCTGCAGCTGCTTCTCGCAGCTGTCGAGGTCGGCGAAGATCAGTTCGAGGTCGATGATCTCGATGTCGCGCTTGGGGTCGACGCTGTTGGCCACGTGGATGACGTTCTCGTCCTCGAAGCAGCGCACCACGTGGGCGATGGCATCGGTCTCGCGGATGTTGGCGAGGAACTTGTTGCCCAGGCCCTCACCCTTGGAGGCGCCCGCCACCAGGCCGGCGATGTCGACGAACTCCATGGTGGTGGGGATCACGCGCTCGGGCTTGACGATGGCGGCCAGGGCGTCCAGGCGGGCATCCGGCATCGGCACGATGCCGCTGTTCGGCTCGATGGTGCAGAAGGGGAAGTTCTCCGCGGCGATGCCGGATTTGGTCAGGGCGTTGAACAGGGTGGACTTGCCGACGTTGGGCAGGCCGACGATGCCGCAGTTGAATCCCATGGTGTATCCCTCGCGGAGATGAAGTCGTGAAAAGGGGGTCAGGCTTTCTGGCTGTGCAGCTTCTGCATCGCCTTGGTCCAGTCGCCGGCGAGCATTTCGGGCAATACGCCGAGGGCATTGTCGATGCTCTTGTCCAGCAGCTCCTGCTCGCTGCGCGGGGCGCGGCCGAGGACGAAGCCGGAGACCAGGCTGGCGTGGCCGGGGTGGCCAATGCCCAGGCGCAGGCGGTGGAAGCCGTTCTGGTTGCCGCACTGCGCGATGATGTCGCGCAGGCCGTTGTGGCCGCCGTGGCCGCCGCCGGTCTTGAGTTTGGCGACGCCGGGAGGCATGTCGAGTTCGTCGTGGGCCACCAGCATGGCGTCGACCGGGATGCGGAAGAAATTCGCCAGCGCCGCCACGGCCTGGCCGCTGCGGTTCATGTAGGTGGTGGGGATGAGCAGACGAACGTCGCGACCCTGATGGCTGAACTTGCCCACCAGGCCGAAATACTTCTTGTCGAGGGCGAGGCTGACGCGTTGGCTGTCGGCCAGGCGCTCAACGAAAAGGGCCCCTGCGTTGTGCCGGGTCTGGTCGTATTCGGGGCCTGGATTACCCAGGCCGACGATCAGTTGGATGGCAGTCACGTCAGGAGCCCTTTTACCGGAAGGGGCGGGCGAGTATTACTCGGCGCCTTCTTCCTTCACGCGGGAAGCGTGGATGTTGGCGACTGCCAGGTCGTTGCCGTGGGCCAGGGCCACCAGCTCGACGCCCTTTGGCAGCTTGAGGTCGGACAGGTGAACGATCTGACCGACTTCAACCTTGGCCAGGTCGACTTCGATGAATTCCGGCAGGTCTTGCGGCTGGCAGGAAACTTCGACTTCGGAAATGGTGTGGGACACTTCACCGCCCTGCTGCTTGACACCAACGGAGCTGGCTTCGTTGATGAAGTGCAGCGGAACGTGGGCGCTCAGCTTCTGGCCGGCAACGACGCGGACGAAGTCGGCGTGCATCACGTAGCCTTTGGCCGGGTGGCGCTGCAGGGCCTTGATCACCACGTTCTCGGTGGCGCCGGCGATGTTCAGGGCCAGCACGTGGCTGAAGGCGGCTTCGTTTTCCAGCAGCTTGGCCACTTCTTTGGCCAGCAGGCTGATGGATTGCGGGGCTTTGTCGCCGCCGTAAACTACGGCAGGCACCATGGCGACGTTACGACGCAGGCGGCGGCTCGCACCTTTCCCCAGGTCGGAACGCACTTCGGCATTCAGGGCAAACTCAGTCATTGCATTTCTCCAAAATAACCAAACCGCCCTCAGCGCTTGCGACCAGCGTGTGGACGGTTGGGCAAAAAGCCCCGCACGCGGCGGGGCACTTGTCGCTCAGGCCTGTTCCGCTTAGCGGAACATCGCGCTGATCGATTCTTCGTTGCTGATGCGGCGAACCGCTTCGGCGATGACCGGGGCCATGTCCAGCTGACGGATGCGCGGGCAGGCCTGCGCCGCGGCGGACAGCGGGATGGTGTTGGTCACCACGAGGGCGTCCAGCACGGAATTTTCCAGATTCTCGATGGCGCGGCCCGACAGCACCGGGTGGGTGGCGTAGGCGTAGACCTTCGAGGCGCCGTGCTCCTTCAGCGCCTTGGCGGCGTGGCAGAGGGTGCCGGCGGTGTCGACCATGTCGTCGACCAGCACGCAGGTGCGGCCTTCGACATCGCCGATGATGTGCATGACTTCGGACTGGTTGGCCTTCTCGCGACGCTTGTCGATGATCGCCAGGTCGACGCCCAGGCTCTTGGCCACGGCACGGGCGCGAACCACGCCACCGATGTCCGGGGAGACGATCATCAGGTTCTCGAAGCGCTGATCCTGGATGTCGTCGGTCAGCACCGGCGAGCCGTAGATGTTGTCCACGGGGATGTCGAAGAAGCCCTGGATCTGGTCGGCGTGCAGGTCGACGGTGAGCACGCGGTCGATGCCGACCACGGTGAGCATGTCGGCCACTACCTTGGCGCTGATCGCCACGCGGGCGGAGCGCGGACGACGATCCTGGCGGGCATAGCCGAAGTAGGGGATGACCGCGGTGATACGAGTGGCCGAGGAGCGGCGGAAGGCGTCGGCCATCACCACCAGTTCCATCAGGTTGTCGTTGGTCGGCGCACAGGTCGGCTGGATGATGAAGACATCCTTGCCGCGAACGTTCTCGTTGATTTCGGCGCTGATTTCGCCGTCGGAGAACTTGCCTACGGAAGCATCGCCCAGGGGGATATGCAGCTGGCGCACGATGCGCCGGGCCAGATCGGGGTTGGAGTTCCCCGTGAAGACCATCATCTTGGACACGCGCAGTACCTGCCTGGGAGTGGGCCCGATGAATTAAAAAGCTGTTCAAAAAGGCCGGCTTTCTGAACAGCTTTCGAGTGTATGGCAGGGGCGGCTGGATTCGAACCAACGCATGGCAGGATCAAAACCTGCTGCCTTACCGCTTGGCGACGCCCCTAGAGTATTAGTCGAATGCTGGGAGGTTAATGGCAGGGGCGGCTGGATTCGAACCAACGCATGGCAGGATCAAAACCTGCTGCCTTACCGCTTGGCGACGCCCCTGTATCGCGTCCCGCATTCACTTCCGAGTTACCGTTTCGAGCTGGCGATGCAACGGAGACCGATTGCAGCCGCGAGCGACGAAGCTCGGCAGGGTGGCCGGAAGTTGGCGCGAGACTTTATCAGCATCGGCCTGGTTTGGGAAGCTCCCAAACACGCAAGCTCCGGTTCCGGTCATCTTGGCTGCAACAAATTTGTTGAGCGTTTTCAGGGCGTTACGTACTTCTGGGTAACGCTTCTCGACAACCGGCTGACAGTCGTTACGACCGCCCCCCTCGGGAAGGCTGCGAACTGTAATGGCGGGGGTATCACGTGTCAACTCGGGGTCGGCAAAAACTTCCGCGGTGCTGATGCTGACCTGCGGCATGGCGACCAGGAACCAGGGTTCGGGCAGTTCCACCGGCTGCAGCTGCTCGCCGACGCCCTCGGCGAAGGCCGCGCGGCCGCGCACGAACACCGGCACGTCGGCGCCCAGGGCCAGGCCCAGCTCGGCCAGGCGCTCCTCGCCCAGGTCGGTGTGCCACAGGTGATCGAGGCCGACCAGGGTGGTGGCGGCATCCGAGCTGCCGCCGCCGATGCCGCCGCCCATGGGCAGGCGCTTGTCCAGCCAGATATCGGCGCCCAGGCGGGTGCCGGAAGCCTCCTGCAGGCGCCGTGCGGCGCGCACGATCAGGTTGGCGTCGTGCGGCACGCCGGGGATCTCGGTGTGCAGGCGGATCTCGCCGTCGGTGCGCAGGGCGAAGCCCAGCTCGTCGCCGTGGTCGAGGAACTGGAACAGGGTCTGCAGCAGGTGATAGCCGTCGGCGCGGCGGCCGAGGATGTGCAGCATCAGGTTGAGCTTGGCCGGGGCGGGCAGGATCAGTTCGGCGCGGGCGGGAATGGCTTGGGTTGTCATATGCAGAGCTGGAGTGCCGAGTGGGTGTGTCCCCTCTCCCGTTTACGGGAGAGGGGGGAGAGGGTTCTTGGGGCAGCCCCCTCTCCCTGGCCCTCTCCCCGAGGGGAGAGGGAATAATCGGTGCGAGCCTGGCGCTTACTGGCCCAGCTGGCGCGGCTGCCAGTCCTTGATCACCAGGGTGATGTCGAGATCCTTGCCGTGCAGCTTGATGCGCTCGGGCAGGCGGTAGCCGTTCTGCTCGACATAGCTGAGGTACTGCAGCTGCCAGCCATCCTGCTCCAGGCGCGCCAGCTGGCTCTGCGTGTCGAGGGTGACGCGGCTGCGGCTGTCCGGCGCGGGCAGGCCGCGTACCCACCAGAACAGGTGGGAGACCGGCAGGCGCCAGCCCAGCTGCTCCTCTAGCAGGGCCTCGGGCGATGCGGCTTCGTAGCGGCCCTGGTTGGCCACCTCCAGCAGCACGGCGCCCTCGCGGCCGGTGAGGCGGGCGGCGCCGCGGCCGAGCGGGCCGGACAGGCGGATGTCGTAGTAGTCCTGGCGCTGCAGCCAGAACAGCGTGCCGCTGCCGGAGTCCTTGGGTGCGCGGATGCCGACCTTGCCGCTGATCTGCCAGCCGTCGAGGGCGGAGACTTTGGTCTTGTGTGCCTGCCAGCGCTTGGCGTCGCCCTGGCCCTCGACGGATTCTCGGCTGGTGAGGCCGGCGCAGCCGGCGAGGAGGGCGATCAGGCTGAAAACGATAAGGTGACGAAGCATGGATCAGAGTTTCTCGGAACCGGTCAGGCGTTGAATGGTGGAGCGCAGGATGGCGCTGTCGGGCTGCGCCTCGAGGGCACTGGCCCAGACCTTGCGGGCCTCGCGCTGCCGGCCCTGGGCCCAGAGCACTTCGCCCAGGTGGGCGGCGACCTCATGGTCGGGGAACTTGGCCAGGGCGGCGCGCAGGTAGCGCTCGGCTTCCTCCAGGTTGCCCAGGCGGTAGTTGACCCAGCCCAGGCTGTCGAGGGTGGCGGCGTCCTCCGGATTGAGGCGGTGGGCCTGCTCGATCAGCGCCTTGGCCTCGTCATAGCGGGTGGTGCGGTCGGCCAGGGTGTAGCCGAGGGCGTTGAGCGCGGTGGCGTTATCCGGCTCGCGCGCGATGATGTCGCGCAGGTCGCGCTCCAGTCCGGCCAGGTCGCCGCGCTTTTCGGCCAGCATGGCGCGGGTATAGAGCAGGTTGGTGTCGCCGGGGAACTGTTCCAGCGCCCTGGCTATCACCTGCCAGGCCTCCTCGTGGCGCTGGCGGTTGGCCAGGGCCTCGGACTCCAGCAGGTACAGCTGGATGGCGTAGTCGGGCTGGCTGTCGCGGCTGCGGCCCAGGCGGCTGCTGGCCTCGGCGGCGCGGCCCTGCTCGAAGAGGATCTCGGTCTGGCGTACCTGGGCGGCGAGGAAGTCGTCGCCGGGGCCGACCATGCCGTATTCGATCAGGGCGCTTTCCGCATCGCCGCGCTGTTCGTAGATGCGCCCCAGGTTGAAGTGCGCGGCATCGCTGTGGGCGCCGCGCTCGATCAGCTCCTCCAGGTAGACGGCGGCTTCGTCCCAGGCCTGGTCCTCCAGGCACACCAGGGCCAGGGAGTAGCGCAGGTCATCGTCGTCGGGGAAGCGCTGGAGCAGGCCGGCGAATTCGCTCTTGGCCTCGTCCAGGCGGCGCAGCTCGACCAGTTGGCGGGCATAGGCCAGGCGCAGGCGCTTGTCCTCGGGGTGCTGCGCGATGCCGTTCTCCAGCAGCGGGATGGCCTCCTTGCCGCGGTCCAGGCCCTGCAGCAGGCGGGCGCGCAACAGCAGCGGGGGAATCTCCTCCTCGCTGGCGGCGTGCGCCTCGAGCAGTTCCAGGGCCTCCTCGGCGCGGCCGTCCTGGTGCAGCAGCAGGGCCTTGCCGAACAGCAGCTGGCCGTTTTCCGGGTACTTCTGCAGCAGGCGGTCGAAGCTCTGCAGCAGGCCGGCGCGGGTGTCCGGATCGGTCTCGGCGGCGGACAGGGCGAGGAAGTCGAAGTGGGTGTCGCCCTGGCCCTGCAGGACCTTCTCCATATATTCCATGGCTTCGTCGTAG
This DNA window, taken from Pseudomonas alcaligenes, encodes the following:
- a CDS encoding energy transducer TonB, whose translation is MIEEVRRRAYLTAMQVASWLPRVELPFAAPSRAELLQPLPEPEVAPVVPVAAPVVESKAAAEPPRPVIEVPRPSAASKVFAKPEAQAEPEDAPVAEAKPVLPPPRFALQLLRAGDCAVLVELATGEPFQSRDPSYLLLKDLLRAAGLPDAPQQVGDGSPIRWPLLTRGNLDQGPDAARDYVQGVLAGQLEAEPCRCLWLIGLPAVRFAGEADAEAYNRELQVEGLGAAWALPSLELLMDEPERKVEVWRAMRRIMPRWKQPS
- the rimI gene encoding ribosomal protein S18-alanine N-acetyltransferase gives rise to the protein MSAAVHFRPMTEADLDRVVQIENAAFSHPWSRNLFADGLKSYDCWLMFDGDEQIGHGIIQIILDEAHLLNITVRPQSQGRGLGLQLLEHLMQRARQLGAGECFLEVRASNQSAYRLYERYGFNEVGRRRDYYPAAGGREDALVMACTLFD
- a CDS encoding DMT family transporter, translating into MSRAALLAWAGLALASLFWAGNSLVARAFTGAIPPLSLAFWRWAVALAILLPLVGPSLWQHRQVLRRAGWRLWLLAALAITAYNCLLYTAALSTAAINLSLVSTCLPLATFIGAGLLLGEWPVRRAWVGLLLALFGLLWLICQGDWRVLASLSFAEGDLLMVLATLDWALYSLLLRRWNAYFQLPPFTLLGALVLLGLLMLAPFYAWEFWLGARFELSPANLAAIGYTALFASVVAYQLWNIGLRELGPSRTAMSNYLMPVFTAILGWLLLGESLQGYHWVGGALIVSGLLLAGRGRGQ
- the ychF gene encoding redox-regulated ATPase YchF codes for the protein MGFNCGIVGLPNVGKSTLFNALTKSGIAAENFPFCTIEPNSGIVPMPDARLDALAAIVKPERVIPTTMEFVDIAGLVAGASKGEGLGNKFLANIRETDAIAHVVRCFEDENVIHVANSVDPKRDIEIIDLELIFADLDSCEKQLQKVARNAKGGDKEALAQKAILEKLIPHFSEGKPARSLMKNMSPEEKLVIRGFHLLTSKPVMYIANVAEDGFENNPHLDVVRAIAEEEGAIVVPVCNKIEAEIAELDEDEEKQMFLESMGMEEPGLNRVIRAGYSLLNLQTYFTAGVKEVRAWTVRIGATAPQAAAVIHTDFEKGFIRAEVVAYDDFIQYKGEAGAKEAGKWRLEGKDYIVKDGDVMHFRFNV
- the pth gene encoding aminoacyl-tRNA hydrolase, giving the protein MTAIQLIVGLGNPGPEYDQTRHNAGALFVERLADSQRVSLALDKKYFGLVGKFSHQGRDVRLLIPTTYMNRSGQAVAALANFFRIPVDAMLVAHDELDMPPGVAKLKTGGGHGGHNGLRDIIAQCGNQNGFHRLRLGIGHPGHASLVSGFVLGRAPRSEQELLDKSIDNALGVLPEMLAGDWTKAMQKLHSQKA
- a CDS encoding 50S ribosomal protein L25/general stress protein Ctc; the encoded protein is MTEFALNAEVRSDLGKGASRRLRRNVAMVPAVVYGGDKAPQSISLLAKEVAKLLENEAAFSHVLALNIAGATENVVIKALQRHPAKGYVMHADFVRVVAGQKLSAHVPLHFINEASSVGVKQQGGEVSHTISEVEVSCQPQDLPEFIEVDLAKVEVGQIVHLSDLKLPKGVELVALAHGNDLAVANIHASRVKEEGAE
- a CDS encoding ribose-phosphate pyrophosphokinase, giving the protein MSKMMVFTGNSNPDLARRIVRQLHIPLGDASVGKFSDGEISAEINENVRGKDVFIIQPTCAPTNDNLMELVVMADAFRRSSATRITAVIPYFGYARQDRRPRSARVAISAKVVADMLTVVGIDRVLTVDLHADQIQGFFDIPVDNIYGSPVLTDDIQDQRFENLMIVSPDIGGVVRARAVAKSLGVDLAIIDKRREKANQSEVMHIIGDVEGRTCVLVDDMVDTAGTLCHAAKALKEHGASKVYAYATHPVLSGRAIENLENSVLDALVVTNTIPLSAAAQACPRIRQLDMAPVIAEAVRRISNEESISAMFR
- the ispE gene encoding 4-(cytidine 5'-diphospho)-2-C-methyl-D-erythritol kinase codes for the protein MTTQAIPARAELILPAPAKLNLMLHILGRRADGYHLLQTLFQFLDHGDELGFALRTDGEIRLHTEIPGVPHDANLIVRAARRLQEASGTRLGADIWLDKRLPMGGGIGGGSSDAATTLVGLDHLWHTDLGEERLAELGLALGADVPVFVRGRAAFAEGVGEQLQPVELPEPWFLVAMPQVSISTAEVFADPELTRDTPAITVRSLPEGGGRNDCQPVVEKRYPEVRNALKTLNKFVAAKMTGTGACVFGSFPNQADADKVSRQLPATLPSFVARGCNRSPLHRQLETVTRK
- the lolB gene encoding lipoprotein insertase outer membrane protein LolB, with translation MLRHLIVFSLIALLAGCAGLTSRESVEGQGDAKRWQAHKTKVSALDGWQISGKVGIRAPKDSGSGTLFWLQRQDYYDIRLSGPLGRGAARLTGREGAVLLEVANQGRYEAASPEALLEEQLGWRLPVSHLFWWVRGLPAPDSRSRVTLDTQSQLARLEQDGWQLQYLSYVEQNGYRLPERIKLHGKDLDITLVIKDWQPRQLGQ
- a CDS encoding tetratricopeptide repeat protein, which encodes MNKSLALLTASLLLAGCQSLAPVPDGTPPVEDAATTPSPAKPKQYASFSEETLYALLAAELAGQRNRFDIALGNYVQQANATGDPGVAERAFRIAEYLGAEQAALDSALIWSKSAPDSLDAQRAAAVQLARAGRYDEAMEYMEKVLQGQGDTHFDFLALSAAETDPDTRAGLLQSFDRLLQKYPENGQLLFGKALLLHQDGRAEEALELLEAHAASEEEIPPLLLRARLLQGLDRGKEAIPLLENGIAQHPEDKRLRLAYARQLVELRRLDEAKSEFAGLLQRFPDDDDLRYSLALVCLEDQAWDEAAVYLEELIERGAHSDAAHFNLGRIYEQRGDAESALIEYGMVGPGDDFLAAQVRQTEILFEQGRAAEASSRLGRSRDSQPDYAIQLYLLESEALANRQRHEEAWQVIARALEQFPGDTNLLYTRAMLAEKRGDLAGLERDLRDIIAREPDNATALNALGYTLADRTTRYDEAKALIEQAHRLNPEDAATLDSLGWVNYRLGNLEEAERYLRAALAKFPDHEVAAHLGEVLWAQGRQREARKVWASALEAQPDSAILRSTIQRLTGSEKL